TTCAGGTTGTTGTCCACAATAGTTTGCCCGACGATTTGATGCCACCTGCTCCGGCGGTTGAAATCGCCAAAATAGCAAAGGTTATCGATCTCCCGGATATTTGGTTTTCGCTCCCGACGCTGAATTGACTATATGAATGCCTCAACCACTTCGTCATCTCGTCGTTAATATTGACGCCAATTCCGTTATAGAACGGCCGGAGCTTGCAGCCAGCATCGTACAAATATGTAATATTTGGCGAATGAACGAACTGGAACTGTATAGCATCTTTAGCATGACTATGGGAAATACAACTTACGTCGCAAGGCAAATAATAGAAAGAATAAATGGACTAAAAACGCGCTTAGATATAATCTCTGATGCAATTAAGAGTAGCCCTGCTCAAAAGCGCGCGGGCAAGTTTGCAGAAATTCGTCAGGATATATCAAAATGCTCAAATGCAAGAGCGGCCATCGCTCATACGTGTTGGATCGCTCATCCGAAGTATCCTGACTCCCTAATTCGTATTGATGCTGTACATCATCCCGACAAAAAACCTCTTATATACAAGAAGCGCGATTTTGTTGAAATGGAGAACAAGATGAAAAATTTAAACGCCGCACTCACCGAACTATCCTTTGAGATTGGGTTTGATATTCAGCAAGCGCGCGAACGAGCTTCCCAGCGAGAATTGCGGCTTCGTCCTGACTGATTGGTCGCTCGTCGTCACCATTTCCCGAAAACCAATCCATTAATTCAGACGTAAAAATGGACACGGCTTCCTCAGATCCGTACTGAAAGACCCCGTCCAGCTTAAAATTGATCAAGACTTTCGGCATAAATTCATCTCCTAGCGTTTGCTTATCACCGCCCCATCGGCTGCCGCCGCGCGCCATACTGAGCCATCGCTCCCGTAAGCCGGCCGTCGCCCGCCATCGCGTTGACCTCACGCTCGATCGTCAGGCTGATCGTCTGCTGCCCGTCCGGTCCCGCAGCCGTGCGCACGTCGACCTTGCTGTCCGTGTGGTTGTTCACCTGGACGACCACCTTCGGCGCCTGACGGCTGTCATAGGCCCTCGTCTGCTCACGGTTCAGCACACGCTCGCCGCGCTGCAGGATCGTCGGCACCTCGTCGCCAGCGAGCCCGCCTAAGTGCATCCGCGGCGCGACTGCGAAGACGAGCGGGTTGACGTAGCGCGTCATCGTGGACGCCTCACCGACCACACCGCCGCTGTGATAGGCCGGCGCACCAAAGATCGCGTTGAGCGCCGGTCCCGTCACCGCCCGCCGAAAGCTCATCTGGATCATGTCGGCCATGAAGTCCTTGGCCAGATCGTTCAGGTCCTCGAGCTCCAGCTTGCTCTCGAGGATGCTGTCGGCCACCACCCGGCCCAGGCCGTCAAACGCGCTTTCGACGTTCCAGCGGATGTCCTCCATGATCGGCGTGATGCCCTGCGCCTGACGCTCCAGGTCGCGCAAGCGGTCCTCGGTCGCGTCGATCTCGCTGTCCGTCTCGCTCAGCGTGATCGGCTTGCCGGCGGCCGCCACGATCAGTTCCCGGCTCGGCTTGGGCAGCGGCGGTTCGATCATCTCCATCGCCCGGCGGTGCGCCTCTCGCTGCTCACGGTCGTAGCGCAGGACCTCGTCCGTCGCCGCCTTCTCGACGGCCACCGTCGCCTCGGTGCGCTGCGTGACCGCCGTCACGGCCGCCGTGTGCTGCTCTTCGAGCGCTTGCGGCGGGTACGGCTTGATGTACGGGATCTCGATCTCGATCGGCTTCGCCGTCAGCCGGTCCCGCTCCTCGACCAGCTTCGCCAGCTCGGCGCGCAACCGCTCGACATGCTCAGTCTGCGACTGGATCGCCTCGATCGGCCCGCCGATCATGAGGTTCGGCCGCGTGCCGGCATGCATGCCAGCCAGGTCTTCCTCGGCCTTGCGAAGGAGGTCGGTGGTCCGCGTGATCTCGCCGACGACCGTATCGAGCTGCTCGCCGTCGAAGTAGTCGACGATGCTGCGCCCCTTCTCGAACAGCCAGTCCAGATCCTCGGTGATCGCCCGCACCACCTCGACCACGTCGCGGCCCGCCGCCGCGGCGAACTCAAAGGTCGAGGTCATGACGCTCTGGAAGGCCGGCTGCTGGACGATGCGCGTCAGATCCTCGATCGCCTCGGTGATCCCCGCCGTCGCCCCGCTCGTCTGATTGGCGATGCCGACCACGCGCGTGAACGCCGTTCGAAGCCCGCCGGCGGCACGCTCGGCCGTTGCCGGCAACCGTGAGAAGCGGTCGTCGATCTCGCCCGCGGCCCCGACCACGCTGTCGATCAGCACCTTCGCCGTGATCTCGCCCTGCTCAGCCATGCCGCGCAGCTCGCCCGTCGTCACGCCAAGCTCGCGCGCGATCAGCGGCAGGACCTCGCCCATCTGCTCCGCGACGCTGTTGAACTCGTCGCCGCGCAGGACGCCCGAGCCCAGCGCCTGCGCAATCTGCCGGGCCGCGTTGTCGTACTCGGCCGCGGTCGAGCCGGACACCACCGCCAGCTTGGACAGGCTGTCGACGAACTCGAGGATCCGCTCGTTGCTCTCGCCCAAGTCCTCGCGGTTACGGGCGATCGACGTGAACAGCGCCACGTTGCCCTCGAGCGCCGAGCCGGTCTCGATCGCCGAACGGGCGAGCTCGGCCTCGACGCGGACATAGTCGCCGGTCGCCTCGGTGGCCAGCTGTAGCCGCGCTGCGAGCGTCGCGTAGCCGTCCGCAAGGTCGATGACGCCCTTCGCAGCGTAGGCGCCACCGGCCACCGCCAGCGCGGGCCCTGCCGCCCGTGCCGCCACCGCCTGCAACGCACCGACCTTGCCCGCGACCACGCTGTCAACGTTGGCCGCCATGCCACCGATGCCGGCGCGGCCGACACGGGCAATCGCCGCCTCCGCACGCTTCGCCTCGCGATCGATATCGGCCAGGGACCGGCCGGCGCGCTGCGCATCGTTCGCGATTTCCGTGAACGCCCGATCGCCCGCCTGGCCGATCTGCCGGAAGGCCGACTTGACCTGCTCATCGCCGTTGATGGCGAGACGTACCGCTACAGCCCTGGTTGGCGCCATGCCCTACAATCCCGATCCAAGATGTGGGATTGTATCACGCCTCGGACACAAGTTCTTGCGAAACCTTACGTTTCGCCGCGCGTGTGGTCTCGTAGTACATCCGCTCATAGTCGACCTGATCGGCCCGAATCTGGAGATAGAGCAGGTAGCGCCAGCGTGCTTCGTCGAGGTCGATACCGCCCCGGCCGCCATAGGGAAGGATGCCCCGCTGCTGAAGCTGGTTCACGCGCTGCGTGGTGATGTCGAGATGTGCGGCGGTCTCGGCCAATGTCGCCATCTAGCAAATACCCTTAGGAAACGTTTCAGCTAGCGAGATAACGCGCTGTGCCCCCCCGTATACGGAAATGGCCCAGAAGGACCCACGACCTGCCCCCTTGGGGTCCTTCCGACGCTCTGAGCCTATACGGGGAGGCACAGCGTGCGGTTTGCCCAGTCTCAGGCACGCTTGAGACACACACAGACCCGCTCATGGCTCGGCATCCCGCGTCTTGCGCTTCTGCCGGCCCCAACTGTCCTGACGTGCCTTGAGGATTGCCGCGACCCTCGCCGTCCGGCGCCGCGCCCGCTCGATGACATTGAGCCTACGGACCACACGCGGCGGATGCTTGCCCCTACGCGCCATCACCGATCCAGCTCTTTCGCGATGCGCCGCAGGTCTCGGGCGATGGTCAGCTTGCCGAGCACGATGGTCTCAGGATCGGTCCGGCCACCCACGCCCAGGCGCTCGACCTGACGGGCGAGGTCATGCAACCGCTGAGCAGCTGTCTCCACCTGCAACGATGTCGTCGGTCGAGAGGAACGAAGAAGGCTGCTCATGATTGCCCTCCGTTCCGCTGCCCTGGCTTCATCCCTGGCGGTAGGGGTTGGGGGGAAGAGAAGTCGGTGTCTAAGTGTCTAACTTGTGATTTAGCGTTGCTTACCAGTGACTTAGCATTAGACACCGGCTTGAGGTTGTGCGGTGTCCAAGTGTCTAAGTCCTCGGGTTGGACACTTAGACACGGCTCGCGATAATGGGAGGTGTCTAAGTAAGCCTCTGATTCGTCGTCGTTATCCTCGGTTAGACACTTGGACACCGTGTACCTACGGCGATGTGTCGAACCGGCCGCGGTGATGCGGCCTTCCTTGACCAGCTTGCTGAGCAGGTTGCTGACCGCCTGCTTGCTCTTGCCGGTCATCTCCACGAGGTCCGACCGCGTGAGCGACTCGTTCTCCTCCAGCGCGTCGAGGATCTCCTGCCGTGCCTCGGTGCGCCGGAAGTCCGCGGCCTCGCCGAGCAGCTCCCACATGCCGGTGTGCTTGTCGAAGCGCAGCGCCTTCTCGGTCTCCTCGATGTCGCGGCCTGTGACGCCCAACGTGGCGTCCGTCTCGCCGCGCTTGCGTGTCAGCACGAGAATGTTGTCGGCCGCGCCGGTAAGGCCCGTGCTGCCGCTCACGCTGTCGAGCCAGTCCGCCGCCTCCATCTTGCGCGTGTGGTGCACGATCACGATGGCGACGCCATGCCGATCGCCCAGCTTCTTCAGCGGCGAGGCTGCCGCGTAGTCGCCTTCATAGACGTTCTGGTCGCGTTTGCGCTCGGGCCGGACCTTCGCCCACGTGTCGATGATCACCATGCGCGCGCCTAGCTCGCTCTGAATCCACGCTTCGATCAGCTCGAGCCCGCCCTGGTCGAGCGGCGGCCATTCGGTCGCCATCGAGAGGTCGCGCGACGCATCGCCAGTCAGCAGCATCATGTTCAGGCGGGATTGCAGGCGACGATGGGTGTCCTCGAGCGCCAGGTACAGGACCGGCCCCGGATCGACCTTGATCTTGCCCATCGCGTAGCCGCCGCGGGCGACGGCATCGGCCAAGCCGAAGGCGAGCCACGACTTCCCCAGCTTCGGCCGACCCGCCAGGACCGTGAGGCCCGGCGTGACGATGCCGGGCACGGTGAACACGGGTTCAGGAAGCTCGGCCGCCATGAGATGATTCGCGCGAACGATTTGGATCTCATGCCGCTTTAGCAGGGCGTCGAGGGTCGGCTTAGCCTTCACGCGCTCCAAGGTTGCCACCGCCATCACCGGCGCTCCCTCGGCTCGCGCGGCCGTCTCTGGCCCTGCTCCAGCCCGCGGCGGACGCACGCGGCGACCTCCTGGCGTGTCCAACGGCGATGCCGGTCGAAATTGTGCATCTCCATGCCGGCGCGAATCAGGACCGCCTCGGCGTAGGCAAGCGGCATCAGCCCGGCGCCGAGCAGCTGCCCGATGCCGAACGACTGCCTCATCAGCATTGTCTGCTGCTCACCTTCGCCTGCGCGTGCGATGGCATCAGCGGCCGCCTCGAGCGCCTTCTGTGCATAGGACGGCTTCGGCCCCCATTCGTCGTGCAGGACCGGCTTGGACGGTGCAGATGGCGGCAGGTCTTCGGGTTCACGGTTGCCAGCCGTGAGCAGGTCGAGCAGCCAATCGGGCAGTTCCGGCGTCTCGATCTCCCAGGGCGCCAATCCCGGTTGCCAGTGATAGGCCTGGACGCCATCGCGGACGGATGGCGGCATGGTGGCACCCACGGCGAGCACGTCGACGCCCGGCGCGATCTTGCTCTGGCTGGAACGAATCATGACGCCTTCCGGCGCCCGAAAGTACAGGTGACAGCCGCGCCTCGTCGTTACGGACGGACAGGCCGGCAAAGGCCCGTACTCTTCCATCCAGTCGTGCGCCGAGTCGGCTCCGCGCTCGCCGTCAAGGTCGATGCCGATCAGGCGAGACTTCTTGGTCGAGACGCCGACATTGGCGTCAGGCCATCGGCCCCACCAAGCCTTGATCTGCTCAGGCTTGATCGTCGCGGCGTTCGGCCAATCGCGAATCGCGGGCTTTCGCCGGCCGATGACCGTCGGGTAGACGTGCCAGCCGACGCTGGCAAGTTGGTGGGCAGCGTCTCGAAAGACCGTTGTCGACTGGTAGTCGGATGGCACGCAAGTGGCACGCATACTCAGGCTTTCTGAGTGTCTGCGTGCGTGCTAGAAGGTGCCTGGGTTCCGCGAAGTCTTTGATTCCGCTACAAGTCCCATCCGTTGGTAAGGGTGGGGTCGCAAGTTCAATTCTTGCTGGCGGCACCAGATTTCCTAGCCAGACCCGGCTGAGAGCACAAGTGGCTCCCGATCCCTTCGGGCGTGTCGGGCCATGCGGGTCCGAGCGCCGCGGAGCCATGCTGGGCACCCTCACCCTCCTCGCCAGCGTCGTTCTCGGCTATGTCCTCTTCCCGGTCTGGATCGCGGTCGTCCTCGGCGTCGCGAACGGCTTCATCGGCCTGCACCACCCGCCGGGACGGGCCCAGGCCCTTCGCGAGCGCGGCGCGTACTGGCGGGTCCTGATCTACAGCCTGCCCCTGCAGATCGCCGTCACCGGCGGCCTGTACGGCCTCGGCTACGGCCTCCGCCGGCTGGTCGACGCGGCCTAGCGCTCCCAACCCGCACGACGCGCCTTCCTCCTCGCGACGAGCGGCAGGCGCTTCCCCGCCTGTCCGCGTTGATCGGTGCATGGCCGGTCGAATCGGCTGGATCGGTCAGGCGGGCTGCTCAGGCAGCGCGTCTGCGAATCGAACGCGTCTCACGGAGCGGAGGCACTTATCGCTCGAGAAATCTGATAGGTGAGAGCAAGGATGCTGAGCATCACCGTTACGAAGAACGTGTAGAACTCCCATCGACGCGGAATCGATGCCACCCGCTCTTTGATGGTGCCGACATCGTCCGCAATCGCTTTCTGGCTCTCCTTGGCCTCTTTGCGGAAGTCGGCGATTGCCGCCTCGATGCGATCAATGCCTTTGTCGAGGTATCTGAGACTTTCCTCGGTCTTCGCGACGCGCTCGCCCAAGTGCTGATCTGGTGGCATCGTTCCGCCGCCTCCTCCTCCGCCCCCGAACCTCGCCGAACTGTCAGTGACGTGGTTTTCGCGTGTTTGGTTCTCGTTCGCCGGAGACTTAACCGCTATGGGTCTGTTCAGCTGATTCGTCATCTGGCTCAAACTTTCCCGCGCCCGGATGCGGAGGCTCGTCGCTTACGTCAAGCATCTGGCGGACCAGTTGACCAAAACCGCTTGTATCCATCAGCCAAGTTCGCAGCAATTCGACAGTATTCGACGCCGATCCCTCGAATACAAACGCACAATGATCAAATGTGCAGTTGATGAAACTGGGCAGATCGCCCCCAGCATAAACGATCGTGCATTCGTTGAATATGCAATCTTCGAATCTGAAACCATCGGCCTCGATTCGTTTTCGATCGAATGTTTGCCTCTCATAGCCGGGCATGAGATTGCCTTGTCGGGTGCATGCAGTCTGAATTGAAGACGATGGGTAGGCCTCGCAAACCGGTCAAGTCTCGCCGCATTGATCACCCATCATAGCACGTTCAGGTGAACACATTCGAACCGCCTCAACCGGGTCATCAACCCTTGATCACCGTCCGCGAGGCTTTCCCTATCCGCTCCATCGTCCGCGCGACGCGCCTTCCTCCCCGCGACGAGCGGCGGGCAGGCCGCCGTTCAGCGCTTGCCTTTCCCGGTCTTCGCGGCCGGCTTGTCCTTCTCGGGCTCGACCTTCGGCCGCGCCTTCAGGGCGCCCGCCACCTTGTCGGCCGCGGCCGAGACCCTGGCCGCGAGCGAGGTCGGCCCGTCCGTGTTGTCCGGACGGCCGGCCTTGCCCGCCTTCGCCTCGCCCGGCCCCGCGCCCGGCGCGGGCGGCTGCTCGCGCTCGGGCGCCGGCTCGGCCTTGGACGGCGTGAACGGCGTCGGCTCCTCGGCCAGGCCCGGAGCCGGCGGGCGCTCCGGCCCGGCCTTCGCCGCCTCGTCCGGCGTCTCCTCGCCCATGACCGGGGCGTTGTCGGTGTCGTCGGGATCGGGCGCGGACCGGGCGGCCGGGTCGTCGAGAGTCGGAAACACCGTGTCCTCGAGCGCCGCGATCTCGGCCTCGGCGCGGAACCAGTGCTCGACCTCCTTGCCGGGCGGGCAGCCCTCGGTCTGCCAGAGCTCGTACGCCCTCTTTCGGATCCGCTCCTGCCGGCTGTCCGTCATGCCGCCTCCCTGCCCGCCGTCCGGCGGGCCATCGCGTCGGGTGTGTCCTCGCACCACAACGCCTGCCGCGCCGACCGGGTTTCCGGCGGACGGGGTTCAGGGCGAATCGACGACCGGCGGCTTCTCGACCTCGCGCTCGGCGAGCGCGCGCAGACGCTCGCGCGCCGCCAGGGAGAGCTGGATGTTCAGCTCCTTGAGCTGGCGCTCCGACGCCGTGCCGGGCGCCCCCAGGAGCAGCTCCTGCGCCTGCTGGTTCAACGGGAAGGGCGTGATCTCGCGCAGGTTCGGCTGGTCGGCCAGGAGCATGACGATCCGGTCGACGCCCGGCGCGATGCCGCCATGGGGCGGCGCGCCGTAGTGCAGCGCGCGGTACATGCCGCCGAACTTCTCCTCGAGGTCGCTCTCGGGGTAGCCGGCCAGGGCGAAGGCCTTGCGCATGATGTCCGGGCGGTGGTTCCGGATGGCGCCCGACGACAGCTCGATGCCGTTGCACACGATGTCGTACTGGAAGGCCAGGATGTCCAAGGGATCCTTCGTCTCCAGCGCCTCGAGCCCGCCCTGCGGCATGGAGAACGGGTTGTGCGAGAAGGCGACCTGCTTGAGGTCCTCGTCCCACTCGAACATCGGGAAGTCGACGATCCAGCAGAAGCGGTAGGCGTCCTGCTCGACCAGGCCCAGCTCCTCGCCGACCCGCGTGCGGATCAGCCCGGCGAGCTTGGCGGCCGGCCCTTCCTGGTCGCAGACGAAGAACACGGCGTCGCCGGTCTCGAGCCCGGCCAGTTCGCGGATGCGCGCGATCCGCGCCTCGTCCAGGAACTTGGCGACCGGCCCCTTGGCGCCGTCCTCGGCCAGCTGGATGTAGCCCAGGCCCGGCGCGCCCAGGCTCTGGGCGTACTCGACCATCTGGTCGAAGAAGCGCCGCGGACGCCCGACCGCGGAGGGGCCGGGGATGGCGCGCACGACGGCGCCCTTCTCGATCGCGCCGGCGAACACCTTGAAGCCCGAGCCCGCGAACGCCTCGGTCACGTCGGCGATCGCGATCGGGTTGCGCAGGTCCGGCTTGTCGCTGCCGTAGCGCAGCATGGCGTCGCGATAGGCGATGCGCGGGAACGGCAGGCCCGTGGTCGGCCAGTCGCTGAACTCGGTGAACAGGCCGTGCATGACCGGCTCGACCGCGGCGAACACGTCCTCCTGGGTCGCGAAGGCCATCTCCAGGTCGAGCTGGTAGAACTCGCCGGGCGAGCGGTCGGCGCGCGCGTCCTCGTCGCGGAAGCAGGGTGCTATCTGGAAGTAGCGGTCGAAGCCCGACATCATCAGGAGCTGCTTGTACTGCTGCGGCGCCTGGGGCAGCGCGTAGAACGTGCCGGGATGCAGGCGCGACGGCACGAGGAAGTCGCGCGCGCCCTCGGGCGAGCTCGCGGTCAGGATCGGCGTCTGGATCTCGAGGAAGCCCAGGTCGGTCATGCGCCGCCGGATGCTCGAGATCACCTGCGAGCGCAGCACGATGTTGGCGTGCATGTGCTCGCGGCGCAGGTCGAGGAAGCGGTAGCGCAGCCGCGTCTCCTCCGGGAAGTCGCGCTCCGCGTTGACCTGGAGCGGCAGGGTCTCGCACGGGCTCTCCAGGTGGAACGCGTCGGCGCTGACCTCGATCGCGCCGGTCGGCAGCCTGGGGTTGACCGTCTCGGCCGTGCGCGCCACGACCCGTCCCTCGATCGTGATCACGCTCTCCAGCCGGGCCGCCTCGGCCTCGGCGAAGAACGGCCGGTCGGGATGGACGACGACCTGGGTGATGCCGTGATGGTCGCGCAGGTCGATGAACAGGAGCTGGCCGTGATCGCGCTTGCGGTGCACCCAGCCCGACAGCTTGACCGAGGCGCCGACGTCGCCGGAGCGCAGTGCGCCGCAATGATGGGTACGGTAGGGGTGCATGGAGCCTCGCCGAAAGCCGGTGCCGGCCGATGATGCCGGAAAGCGCGAAGGCATACCGCCCGGACGCGGGGTGTCAAGCCGGCTGCCAGCCCCTATGTCGTAGAACGAGACTTAAGACCGGACCCGCTTGATGACGCTGATCACGACGACGACCGACCTGGCCTTCCTCTGCGACCGGCTGCGCGCCGAACCGTTCGTTACCATCGACACGGAGTTCATGCGGGACCGGACGTTCTGGCCGAAGCTCTGCCTCGTGCAGATCGCCGGGGCGGAGGAGGCGGTCGCGATCGACCCGCTGGCATCCGGCATCGACCTGGCGCCTTTGCTCGACCTCATGGCCGATCCCGCCGTGCTCAAGGTCTTCCACGCCGCAAGGCAGGATCTCGAGATCTTCGTCCGCCTGATGGGCAAGGCGCCCGCGCCGATCTTCGACACCCAGATCGCGGCGATGGTCTGCGGCTTCGGCGAGGAGGTCGCCTACGACACGCTGGTCGCCCAGGTCGCCAAGGCGCGGATCGACAAGACGTCGCGCTTCACCGACTGGGCGCGGCGCCCGCTGACCGACGCGCAGCTGCGCTACGCGCTGGGCGACGTCACCCATCTGCGCGTCGTCTACCAGGGCCTGATCGACCGGCTGGAGCAGACCGGCCGGGTCGACTGGGTGGTCCAGGAGATGGCCGACCTGACCGACCCCGCCCTCTACGCCCAGGAGCCCGACCAGGCCTGGCGCCGGCTCAAGGTCCGCTCGCGCGAGCCGCGCTTCCTGGCCGTGGTCCAGGCGCTGGCGGCGTGGCGCGAGCGCGAGGCGCAGCGGCGCGACCTGCCGCGCAACCGCATCATGCGCGACGACCTCCTCCTGGAAGTCGCCGCCAGCCGGCCGAAGACGGCCGAGGACGTCGCCCGTCTGCCCCGTCTCGGCCTCGACGCCAGGAGCTGCCAGGCCGTCGCGTCCGTGGTCACGG
Above is a genomic segment from Geminicoccaceae bacterium SCSIO 64248 containing:
- a CDS encoding tape measure protein → MAPTRAVAVRLAINGDEQVKSAFRQIGQAGDRAFTEIANDAQRAGRSLADIDREAKRAEAAIARVGRAGIGGMAANVDSVVAGKVGALQAVAARAAGPALAVAGGAYAAKGVIDLADGYATLAARLQLATEATGDYVRVEAELARSAIETGSALEGNVALFTSIARNREDLGESNERILEFVDSLSKLAVVSGSTAAEYDNAARQIAQALGSGVLRGDEFNSVAEQMGEVLPLIARELGVTTGELRGMAEQGEITAKVLIDSVVGAAGEIDDRFSRLPATAERAAGGLRTAFTRVVGIANQTSGATAGITEAIEDLTRIVQQPAFQSVMTSTFEFAAAAGRDVVEVVRAITEDLDWLFEKGRSIVDYFDGEQLDTVVGEITRTTDLLRKAEEDLAGMHAGTRPNLMIGGPIEAIQSQTEHVERLRAELAKLVEERDRLTAKPIEIEIPYIKPYPPQALEEQHTAAVTAVTQRTEATVAVEKAATDEVLRYDREQREAHRRAMEMIEPPLPKPSRELIVAAAGKPITLSETDSEIDATEDRLRDLERQAQGITPIMEDIRWNVESAFDGLGRVVADSILESKLELEDLNDLAKDFMADMIQMSFRRAVTGPALNAIFGAPAYHSGGVVGEASTMTRYVNPLVFAVAPRMHLGGLAGDEVPTILQRGERVLNREQTRAYDSRQAPKVVVQVNNHTDSKVDVRTAAGPDGQQTISLTIEREVNAMAGDGRLTGAMAQYGARRQPMGR
- a CDS encoding AAA family ATPase; protein product: MAVATLERVKAKPTLDALLKRHEIQIVRANHLMAAELPEPVFTVPGIVTPGLTVLAGRPKLGKSWLAFGLADAVARGGYAMGKIKVDPGPVLYLALEDTHRRLQSRLNMMLLTGDASRDLSMATEWPPLDQGGLELIEAWIQSELGARMVIIDTWAKVRPERKRDQNVYEGDYAAASPLKKLGDRHGVAIVIVHHTRKMEAADWLDSVSGSTGLTGAADNILVLTRKRGETDATLGVTGRDIEETEKALRFDKHTGMWELLGEAADFRRTEARQEILDALEENESLTRSDLVEMTGKSKQAVSNLLSKLVKEGRITAAGSTHRRRYTVSKCLTEDNDDESEAYLDTSHYREPCLSVQPEDLDTWTPHNLKPVSNAKSLVSNAKSQVRHLDTDFSSPQPLPPGMKPGQRNGGQS
- a CDS encoding bifunctional DNA primase/polymerase, with product MPSDYQSTTVFRDAAHQLASVGWHVYPTVIGRRKPAIRDWPNAATIKPEQIKAWWGRWPDANVGVSTKKSRLIGIDLDGERGADSAHDWMEEYGPLPACPSVTTRRGCHLYFRAPEGVMIRSSQSKIAPGVDVLAVGATMPPSVRDGVQAYHWQPGLAPWEIETPELPDWLLDLLTAGNREPEDLPPSAPSKPVLHDEWGPKPSYAQKALEAAADAIARAGEGEQQTMLMRQSFGIGQLLGAGLMPLAYAEAVLIRAGMEMHNFDRHRRWTRQEVAACVRRGLEQGQRRPREPRERR
- a CDS encoding DUF2934 domain-containing protein, giving the protein MTDSRQERIRKRAYELWQTEGCPPGKEVEHWFRAEAEIAALEDTVFPTLDDPAARSAPDPDDTDNAPVMGEETPDEAAKAGPERPPAPGLAEEPTPFTPSKAEPAPEREQPPAPGAGPGEAKAGKAGRPDNTDGPTSLAARVSAAADKVAGALKARPKVEPEKDKPAAKTGKGKR
- the aspS gene encoding aspartate--tRNA ligase, translated to MHPYRTHHCGALRSGDVGASVKLSGWVHRKRDHGQLLFIDLRDHHGITQVVVHPDRPFFAEAEAARLESVITIEGRVVARTAETVNPRLPTGAIEVSADAFHLESPCETLPLQVNAERDFPEETRLRYRFLDLRREHMHANIVLRSQVISSIRRRMTDLGFLEIQTPILTASSPEGARDFLVPSRLHPGTFYALPQAPQQYKQLLMMSGFDRYFQIAPCFRDEDARADRSPGEFYQLDLEMAFATQEDVFAAVEPVMHGLFTEFSDWPTTGLPFPRIAYRDAMLRYGSDKPDLRNPIAIADVTEAFAGSGFKVFAGAIEKGAVVRAIPGPSAVGRPRRFFDQMVEYAQSLGAPGLGYIQLAEDGAKGPVAKFLDEARIARIRELAGLETGDAVFFVCDQEGPAAKLAGLIRTRVGEELGLVEQDAYRFCWIVDFPMFEWDEDLKQVAFSHNPFSMPQGGLEALETKDPLDILAFQYDIVCNGIELSSGAIRNHRPDIMRKAFALAGYPESDLEEKFGGMYRALHYGAPPHGGIAPGVDRIVMLLADQPNLREITPFPLNQQAQELLLGAPGTASERQLKELNIQLSLAARERLRALAEREVEKPPVVDSP
- the rnd gene encoding ribonuclease D, which produces MTLITTTTDLAFLCDRLRAEPFVTIDTEFMRDRTFWPKLCLVQIAGAEEAVAIDPLASGIDLAPLLDLMADPAVLKVFHAARQDLEIFVRLMGKAPAPIFDTQIAAMVCGFGEEVAYDTLVAQVAKARIDKTSRFTDWARRPLTDAQLRYALGDVTHLRVVYQGLIDRLEQTGRVDWVVQEMADLTDPALYAQEPDQAWRRLKVRSREPRFLAVVQALAAWREREAQRRDLPRNRIMRDDLLLEVAASRPKTAEDVARLPRLGLDARSCQAVASVVTEALALPPESLPRLPEPVRPPRGIGPLVELLRVLLKLQAEEHNVAQRLIATSGDLELIAQDDGADVPALAGWRRELFGEAALSLKHGRLGFAVRGGKVRLLPLPETEAA